The Trichoplusia ni isolate ovarian cell line Hi5 unplaced genomic scaffold, tn1 tig00002396, whole genome shotgun sequence genomic interval TCAGAAGGTCCATGATCTCTTCACCAACTCTTTTCACAGCTTTTTCACGACTCGAAGGCATTGCCAGGAGCGACTGCAATTAGTAGCAGCTATtcgaaaacttttttcttttataatttaatattaaactttatttataattataactcaGATAGTCAGCATGCCGTGTggatttacaaacattatttgaGTATTTACTTACCATAATATCTGTATCATTTTTGGCTGTTTTCTTCTCATCTGTTGCAGTTTTTGATACTTTGGGATTTGCAGTCTCTTCTGTAGTGCTATCACCTGCAACAATGGCTCATATTGACTTACATACTGCTGCCTATCTCTACATAAGCCATTTTGTGAACTCAACCTTTGATAAAACCCATGATAAAAGGGGTACAATTGAAGCAATAGCTTTATACTCTACTGTTTATAGTTAAGTCTTTTGTGATCACTTGTGAAGGCAAAGATTATTACAATTCTATAGAAGTGCTAtatatcattatcattaatttgtttaacttgttattgttatgcttaagttatttttgaatgtaaaaaaaccatcatattcttttattattaatagtacaTTGTAGTAAAACCTTTTCTCTTATTCCCAGTGCTCTGCTCCTCCATAAGAGCAGCAAGCACAGCAGCTAGTCTTACAGACTCTGCACTCTCAACCTCTATGCTTGCATCTGTTGTACTTTCTGTCCGTTCCTTTATCCTGTAAGTATGAGCAACATTATAGaaacagaatttaatattaagttttttgagattgattttagtttaataagttttaaattttagttactAAGTggctttttgtatgttttaaagattttaaagcaAGGCTCATTATATTTACGTTATGAGCTTCTGTGTAGCGAATTTCTGCAGTAAGCTGGCCACGATTCCTGCATCCACATCTCCTAGGCCAGGCAGCAGAGCACTGGCAGTCGCCGGCAGTTGCAACTGCATGTCGGACAAGACCTGTAGCAAACGAACCTCCAGCGACGCCGATGGAACTACTTTTGGCTTTTCTGTAGTCGCTGGGGCTGCTGaaagtagtaataataattataaaacagaattataacttatatttgggtaataattgttattttcaaaCTGATTACCTTCATTTTTCAATGTCGATGGACTCGCCGCTGATCGCTCTTTCCCGCCACCCGGAGATCCTTCAGATTTCTCAGCAGGAACTAAATTTGCACTTAAGATATTCTGTCGTTCTTTTTTACGTTTCTCTAACTTCTCTCGAAGACTGTTTCTTTTGCTTTTAACAGCTTGGATCTCTTCCCAAGCATCagacatgtttatttttgttttgttacggCTACCATTAGGTATTAGCAACAAAAACCGGCTCAGTAGAACTTCAGCTACACATTTTGGCTTTGAGAGTCAATATAGATAAAATGCACATGAATATCGTTCAAGCATTAGATGCATAAAACGgtttgtattacaaaaataatacttattacaacTGTATCACTTTTCAATCTCAAAATAGAATCGATCTCTAGCGAACATTACGAACGAAGCAACAATCAGCAACATAAAATCAGAGTAACATTTGTTTGACAGCAAAAGCTATCTGTCAGTGTCAGATTTGCGTTCACGTAGTTTTTTGCTATGTTAAAATAAGGCTATTTAGTCACTATATTTTCGTTACACAGTATtctcaaaaatctttttagatGATTGATAAATAGATTGCTTTATTCAGAAATATGATCGCAAAGCACCAGAAAAAAACGAAGTGTAATTTTCGTACGTGGAATAGTAACAAAACTGGCCAAAACTAGATactttttgtgtaatatttaactGACATTGCAGCATATTTTGACGCATATACCATTATTGTGAGCGAACGCTAATAGCTTttcatattcaatatttttatttcgcttCTGCTAGGTCGATAAAATGCCATTTGCACCTGAGTTATGCACTCATTCTCAAAAAGTTTGTACCTTGTATAAAAAAGCTCTACGAAATATTGAAGCGTTCTATGTAAATAGGTAAGAACAGTAAAATTTTCAGTAATCATGTAAGTGTAAAACAACGGCTTAGTTTACACTGTTTTTCACAGACATGTTACAAGGTATCATCAAGTTATTTTGAGAGCTGAGTTTGACAAAAACAAGTGTGTTACTGATCCGAAAGAACGTCGTCGATTGCTTTGGCTTGGGGAACATGAGCTGTTTAAGATATGGTGCCCACTACCGGTCAACAGATGTTAGtacctataattaaaattattagaaacGTAATACATGAGTACCTACGTCAGATAGAAGGCAATGTTTTCGTGACAACACgagtagccgagtggttgaagttacctcgccaaacccactgtgcgcgtcgtgtcgcgggttcgatccccgcgttggacaagcatttgtgtgatccacgaatgcttgttctgagtctgggtgtctttgtgcatgttatttgtatgtttgtgaaaatccccgcgatacaaggattaaattccttactgtgggaggcgtttcttatttatatacaacaataaaatttataaatttagaaGGCAATCGTCAATTATAAAGTTATGTGGTCTAAGTTTCGGTTCAGTCAAAACATTCTTCCTGAAAGAAACCACAGCCAAGCAAAGGTGTCTTCAGATCGAAACAGAGTAG includes:
- the LOC113507542 gene encoding NADH dehydrogenase [ubiquinone] 1 beta subcomplex subunit 9-like isoform X1: MPFAPELCTHSQKVCTLYKKALRNIEAFYVNRHVTRYHQVILRAEFDKNKCVTDPKERRRLLWLGEHELFKIWCPLPVNRFPTSRDGGSASERVITPPDWVLDYWHPLEKAHYPEYFRKREARKCEYIQKWHLGTLY